A single window of Jeotgalibacillus haloalkalitolerans DNA harbors:
- the hrcA gene encoding heat-inducible transcriptional repressor HrcA, which translates to MLTDRQLLILQVIIDDFIRSAQPVGSRSLSKKDEIPFSSATIRNEMYDLEEMGLLEKTHTSSGRIPSEKGYRFYVDHLLSPQALKKKDMSQIQSIFADRILEIENVVQRSAEILSQMTNYTSIVLGPDHHDNKVKSVQIIPLNQDSAIAIIVTDTGHVENKRFTIPPGLNPEDIERMVRILNEKLTGTPLAELHDKMYKEVALFLKRHIANYDLMIEAFAQIMNVPVHDKLFFGGKMNMMNQPEFNDIDKLRMLMDVIDKEDYLYPLIKENSGSGIQIRIGKENNNEALKDVSLITASFPVIGGQSGSLAILGPTRMEYSRVISLLNVISMDLSKALSSFYDSDEK; encoded by the coding sequence ATGCTAACAGATCGGCAATTACTTATTCTTCAAGTGATTATTGATGATTTTATTCGCTCTGCCCAGCCGGTAGGTTCGAGAAGCCTGTCCAAAAAAGATGAAATTCCTTTCAGTTCCGCTACAATCAGGAATGAAATGTATGACCTTGAAGAAATGGGCCTTTTAGAAAAAACCCATACTTCATCAGGGCGTATTCCTTCAGAAAAAGGATATCGTTTTTATGTGGATCACCTGCTCTCACCGCAGGCATTAAAGAAAAAGGATATGTCTCAGATACAATCAATCTTTGCAGACAGAATTCTTGAAATTGAAAATGTCGTTCAGCGCTCAGCTGAAATCCTGTCACAGATGACGAATTACACATCGATTGTTCTTGGGCCGGATCACCATGATAACAAGGTGAAAAGCGTTCAGATTATCCCTTTAAACCAGGACAGTGCAATCGCGATTATCGTGACAGATACAGGACATGTTGAAAACAAAAGGTTTACGATTCCGCCCGGACTGAATCCGGAAGATATTGAACGGATGGTCAGAATACTGAATGAAAAGCTGACCGGCACGCCGCTTGCGGAGCTTCATGACAAGATGTACAAAGAGGTAGCATTATTTCTGAAACGCCATATTGCAAATTATGATCTCATGATCGAAGCATTTGCGCAGATTATGAACGTACCGGTTCATGATAAACTGTTTTTTGGCGGAAAGATGAATATGATGAACCAGCCTGAATTCAATGATATTGATAAGCTCAGAATGCTTATGGATGTCATTGATAAAGAGGATTATCTGTATCCGCTGATCAAAGAAAACAGCGGTTCTGGTATTCAGATCAGAATTGGGAAAGAGAACAACAATGAGGCGTTAAAAGACGTTTCTCTGATCACTGCATCATTTCCGGTTATCGGAGGCCAAAGCGGTTCACTTGCGATACTCGGTCCTACCAGAATGGAGTATTCAAGGGTGATCAGCCTGCTGAATGTGATCAGTATGGATTTATCTAAAGCATTATCGAGTTTTTATGATTCAGATGAAAAATAA
- a CDS encoding transcriptional regulator, giving the protein MREQLMKYQQQNHTVKMIYMDKSGQCSERKIRIRNLHNTSFTAFCFKRGAVRTFQYDNVLSIVPVIKREKMVI; this is encoded by the coding sequence ATGAGAGAACAGCTAATGAAGTACCAGCAGCAAAACCACACGGTAAAGATGATCTATATGGATAAGTCTGGCCAATGCTCTGAGCGAAAAATAAGGATCCGGAATCTTCATAATACTTCATTCACAGCCTTCTGCTTCAAGCGTGGTGCCGTACGTACCTTCCAATATGATAATGTTCTTTCAATTGTCCCTGTGATTAAACGTGAAAAGATGGTGATCTAA
- the hemW gene encoding radical SAM family heme chaperone HemW, whose product MTSAVYIHIPFCHHICHYCDFNKVFMKNQPVDEYIEMLIQEMRTTQKGTQSMKSIFVGGGTPTALSAAQLEKLCTGIQSVFDITEDTEYTFEANPGDLSKDKISVLKAYGVNRLSFGVQSFNDRLLEKIGRNHRSEDVYRSVKEAQEEGFSNISIDLIYALPEQTLEDFEDTIDRALELDLPHYSGYSLIVEPKTVFYNLMRKGRLPLPGEDAEAAMYDLLMDKMAAKGLHQYEISNFAKPGFESLHNLTYWENESYYGFGAGAHGYVNGVRYSNIGPVSKYIQSLKDGKLPIFHQAEVTAHEKMEEEMFLGLRKTAGVSIPHFKQKFNTELMQVFESPVKDMTGRNLLEIDNDRIRLTREGRFLGNEVFQSFLGLN is encoded by the coding sequence ATGACATCAGCAGTATATATACACATTCCGTTTTGTCACCATATCTGCCACTACTGTGATTTTAATAAAGTCTTTATGAAAAACCAGCCGGTTGATGAGTATATAGAGATGCTCATTCAGGAAATGCGTACAACACAAAAGGGCACGCAGTCAATGAAAAGTATATTTGTCGGTGGGGGAACACCTACTGCGCTCAGTGCGGCCCAGCTCGAAAAGTTATGTACCGGGATTCAGTCAGTCTTTGATATCACAGAAGACACGGAATACACATTTGAAGCCAACCCGGGAGATCTCAGTAAGGATAAAATTAGCGTGCTGAAAGCATACGGCGTGAACAGGCTCAGCTTTGGCGTACAGTCCTTCAATGACAGGCTGCTCGAAAAGATCGGGCGTAATCACCGGTCTGAAGATGTATACCGTTCTGTGAAAGAAGCACAGGAAGAAGGCTTCAGTAATATCAGCATTGACCTGATCTATGCGCTGCCTGAACAGACACTTGAAGATTTTGAAGATACAATTGACCGTGCGCTTGAACTAGATCTGCCTCATTATTCAGGGTATTCACTGATCGTTGAGCCTAAGACAGTCTTTTATAACCTGATGAGAAAAGGGCGTCTCCCTCTGCCGGGTGAGGATGCTGAAGCGGCTATGTACGATCTGCTCATGGATAAAATGGCAGCAAAAGGGCTGCACCAGTACGAAATCAGCAACTTTGCCAAACCGGGCTTTGAAAGCCTTCATAACCTGACTTACTGGGAAAATGAAAGCTATTACGGCTTCGGTGCAGGTGCACATGGTTATGTAAATGGCGTCAGATATTCAAATATCGGGCCCGTTTCCAAATACATTCAATCTCTTAAAGACGGGAAATTACCTATATTCCATCAGGCTGAAGTAACAGCTCATGAGAAAATGGAAGAAGAGATGTTCCTTGGGTTGAGAAAAACAGCAGGTGTATCGATTCCGCACTTTAAGCAGAAATTTAATACTGAGTTGATGCAGGTATTTGAATCACCGGTAAAAGATATGACAGGGAGAAACCTGCTGGAGATTGATAATGACCGGATCAGATTAACGCGTGAAGGAAGATTTCTTGGAAATGAAGTTTTTCAATCATTTCTTGGATTAAATTAA
- the grpE gene encoding nucleotide exchange factor GrpE, whose product MVSEKDVQQETAEKVKAEAVEETEETAENAAQQEKSTEAEAVNWQQQAEEAEDKYLRLRAEFDNYRRRIQKENETLQKYRAQNVVTGILPALDNFERALNIETTNDESASLLKGMQMVHSSLLEALKAEGVEIIESTGQQFDPNLHQAVMQVSEEGYESNTVIEELQKGYKLKDRVIRPSMVKVNE is encoded by the coding sequence ATCGTGTCAGAAAAAGATGTACAGCAGGAAACAGCAGAAAAAGTAAAAGCAGAAGCGGTTGAAGAAACTGAGGAGACTGCAGAAAATGCAGCTCAACAGGAAAAGTCAACAGAAGCTGAAGCAGTAAACTGGCAGCAACAGGCAGAGGAAGCTGAAGATAAGTATTTACGTCTTCGTGCGGAATTTGATAACTACAGACGCCGTATTCAAAAAGAAAACGAAACTTTACAAAAGTATCGTGCTCAAAATGTCGTGACAGGAATTTTACCTGCGCTTGACAATTTTGAACGTGCACTGAATATAGAGACAACAAATGATGAGTCTGCTTCACTGTTAAAAGGAATGCAGATGGTACACTCAAGCCTTTTGGAAGCATTGAAAGCTGAGGGTGTGGAAATCATTGAGTCAACAGGTCAGCAGTTTGACCCGAACCTTCATCAGGCAGTTATGCAGGTATCTGAAGAAGGTTATGAATCAAATACAGTCATTGAAGAATTACAAAAAGGTTATAAGCTGAAGGACCGCGTAATCCGTCCTTCAATGGTGAAAGTAAACGAATAA
- a CDS encoding YolD-like family protein, whose amino-acid sequence MDDKNRDRGTIKWTSMMLPEHVGQLRDFFEYKYNAEKQPIMDEQMMEMIFLTIQEACEFQQEIELKIFKENRISSITGMVKMIEYQKRYILIEENADEVKVSFDHVVGVNHA is encoded by the coding sequence GTGGATGATAAAAATAGAGACCGCGGCACGATTAAGTGGACCAGTATGATGCTGCCTGAACATGTGGGGCAGCTACGTGATTTCTTTGAATATAAATACAATGCTGAAAAGCAACCGATCATGGATGAGCAAATGATGGAGATGATCTTTCTGACGATCCAAGAGGCCTGTGAGTTTCAGCAGGAGATTGAGCTGAAGATATTTAAAGAAAATCGGATTTCCAGCATCACTGGAATGGTGAAAATGATTGAGTACCAGAAGCGGTACATATTAATAGAAGAGAATGCGGATGAAGTGAAGGTCAGTTTCGATCATGTGGTTGGCGTAAATCATGCATAA